Proteins from one Cellulosilyticum lentocellum DSM 5427 genomic window:
- the glnA gene encoding type I glutamate--ammonia ligase, translating to MSYNKLGALRFIEENDVKFIRLQFCDLLGELKNISITSNQLSKAFDEGVAFDASSITGFTPIEDSELFLFPDPTTLCILPWRPQHGKVARFFCDIKTSEGKTFEGDSRYILKRIIEKAKEKGFVFKVGAECEFFLFKTDAEGNPTLETTDKATYFDIAPLDQGENTRREICLTLEQMGFEIESSHHESALGQHEIDFKYDSVLESADNILSFKTVVKTIAGRNGLHATFMPKPLMNTSGSGMHINMSLFKNGENIFTSKQNGSLPIIAEQFIAGILTHIKEMTAISNPIVNSYKRIASGFEAPRHIAWSYKNRSCLIRVPATMHGHNRIELRSPDSMCNPYLTLALMLAAGLEGIDKQLVLPPALTENAYEMSPSELLCKEINLLPANLNDALLCMKQSEFVKNILGEHLFDSYLAEKTKEWNDYNQTVHQWEIQNYL from the coding sequence ATGTCTTATAATAAGCTTGGCGCTTTAAGATTTATTGAAGAAAATGATGTTAAATTTATTAGACTTCAGTTTTGTGATTTACTTGGAGAACTTAAAAATATCTCTATTACTTCGAACCAACTTAGCAAAGCCTTCGATGAAGGTGTAGCCTTTGATGCTTCATCAATTACTGGTTTTACTCCTATTGAAGATTCAGAGTTATTTTTATTCCCTGATCCTACTACCCTTTGTATTCTTCCTTGGCGTCCTCAACATGGTAAGGTAGCTAGATTTTTCTGCGATATAAAGACTTCTGAGGGAAAAACCTTCGAGGGAGATAGTCGCTATATACTAAAACGTATTATTGAAAAGGCAAAAGAAAAAGGCTTTGTTTTTAAAGTAGGCGCTGAATGCGAGTTCTTTTTATTTAAAACAGATGCAGAAGGAAATCCCACACTAGAAACTACTGACAAAGCTACTTATTTTGATATTGCCCCTCTAGATCAGGGTGAAAATACGAGGCGTGAAATCTGCTTAACACTTGAACAAATGGGATTTGAAATTGAGTCTTCTCATCATGAATCCGCTCTTGGTCAACATGAAATAGATTTTAAATACGATAGTGTGTTAGAATCTGCTGATAATATATTATCCTTTAAGACTGTTGTTAAAACCATTGCTGGTCGTAACGGTCTTCATGCTACTTTCATGCCAAAACCTCTCATGAATACCAGTGGTTCAGGTATGCATATTAATATGTCACTCTTTAAAAATGGCGAAAATATTTTTACAAGTAAACAAAATGGTTCTCTTCCTATTATTGCCGAACAATTTATAGCTGGTATTTTAACACATATTAAAGAAATGACTGCCATTAGTAACCCTATTGTCAACTCCTACAAACGTATTGCTTCTGGCTTTGAAGCTCCTAGACATATTGCTTGGTCTTATAAAAATCGTTCTTGCTTAATTCGTGTGCCTGCTACCATGCATGGTCACAATCGTATCGAACTCCGTAGCCCTGATTCTATGTGTAATCCATACCTTACTCTAGCGCTTATGTTAGCTGCTGGCTTAGAGGGTATTGATAAACAATTGGTACTTCCTCCTGCTCTTACAGAAAACGCTTATGAAATGTCTCCATCAGAACTTTTATGTAAAGAAATTAATTTATTACCAGCTAATTTAAATGATGCTCTATTATGCATGAAACAAAGTGAATTTGTTAAAAACATACTGGGTGAACATCTCTTTGATAGTTACTTAGCAGAAAAGACTAAAGAATGGAATGACTACAATCAGACCGTACATCAGTGGGAAATTCAAAACTATCTTTAG